DNA from Mesorhizobium sp. B2-1-1:
TCGCCGGAGCTTTCCAGCTGGCGCACGATGCCGGTCACGGCACGATCAATGCGCTCGGGATCGACATTGCGCTTGCGCACCGCGATCTCGACGGAGCGCAAGAGCTTGTCGCGGTCGAAAGGCACTTTTCGCCCCGACTTCTTGACCACGACGAGGTCGCGCAACTGCACGCGCTCGAAGGTGGTGAAACGGCCGCCGCAATCGGGGCAGACGCGACGCCTGCGGATCGCCGCGCCATCCTCGGCGGGGCGCGAATCCTTCACCTGCGTATCTTCGGACTGGCAATAGGGACAGCGCATTGAGAGCCTTGGGTTCACGAATCTGGTGAGGCGAAAAGGCTTAGAGCCTTTTGCCACGATGGCAAGGCACGCAGACCCTTTCGCGTCAGAGATAGCGAGCCGCGAGGCAGATTGCCAGCACCCGCCTTCGCGCGCTTGGCTAGGGTGCAACGTCCTTGGTCGGAAAGCCGCATGATGTGCCGAGGTTGCGGTAGGCTTTAGTGAAGCCGTCCATCGGAATGCTGGCGAAAGCCTCTTTGCCGAAAGCGACATCGAGCGAGGTGACTTTGCGCATGGCTCGCAAGAGCGCGAGACTGGTCTTGGGCTGGTTGTCGACCGTCCAGCTGGGACGGCCGTTCACGGCATCGTTCGAATAGACGGTGGCGGAAACCTTGACGCCAGGATCACCAAAAGTCGCGGCGATCTTCTTGCCAGTGGGCAGGTTCCGGTTGTCGACAATAAGCATGATGGCCGGGTAGGCGTCCGGCGGCATGGCGTCGCCGTTCGAGATCGACAGCGTCAGCGTGCCCGAATTGCCGCTGGCATCGAAAAAGGCAGTCGAAGCGGCGCAGGTCTTGCGCGCATCCTGCCCGGTGTCGAGCGTATCGACGATGGTTGTCCATCTGCCGAAGGTAGCGGTGGCGGGCACTTCAGGGGCGGTCTGCGCAAGGGCAGTCCCGGGCAATGTCAGGGAAACGGCCAGCAAGCCATGGGCGCCAAGGATGGCGGGACGGAAATTACGCATCGTCTGGTCTCCAGTTCGGCGCGTCGACCGATCGGGGGTCGGCGCGCCGCTGGCGGATAAGAGATGACGCGTGGCGCGAGGTCAACCGAGATAAGGGTAGAGCGGGAATCGATCGGTCAGCGCCACGACCTTGGCCTTGACCGCGGCCTCGACCGAGGCATTGCCCTCATCGGAATTGGCGGCCTTGAGGCCATCCAGCACCTCGGCGATCAGCTTGCCTATTTCGCGGAACTCGGCCTGGCCGAAGCCGCGCGTTGTGCCGGCGGGCGTGCCGAGCCGCACGCCGGAGGTGACGAAGGGCTTTTCCGGGTCGAAGGGGATGCCGTTCTTGTTGCAAGTGATGTTGGCGCGCCCAAGCGCTGCTTCGGCGCGCTTGCCGGTGGCATTCTTGGGGCGCAGGTCGACCAGCATCAGGTGGTTGTCGGTGCCGCCCGACACGATGTCGAGGCCAGTCTCCTGTAGGCTGGACGCCAGCGCCTTGGCGTTGGCGGCGACGCTCTCGGCATAGAGCTTGAAGCTCGGCTTCAGCGCCTCGCCGAAGGCAACCGCCTTGGCGGCGATGACATGCATCAGCGGTCCGCCCTGCAGGCCGGGGAACACCGCCGAGTTCATCTTCTTGGCGATCTCCTCGTCGTTGCACAGGATCATGCCGCCGCGCGGGCCGCGCAGCGACTTGTGCGTGGTGGTCGTCACCACATGGGCATGCGGCAGCGGCGAGGGATGCACGCCGCCGGCGACGAGGCCGGCGATGTGGGCCATATCAACCATGAGGTAGGCGCCGACCGCATCGGCGATCTCGCGAAAGCGCTTCCAGTCCCAGATGCGCGAATAGGCGGTGCCGCCGGCCAGGATCAGCTTCGGCTTCGTCTCATGCGCCGTCTTCTCGATGGCGTCCATGTCGAGCAGGTGGTCGTCCTTGCGCACGCCGTAGGACACGACCTTGAACCATTTGCCGCTCATGTTGACTGGCGAGCCGTGCGTCAAATGCCCGCCGGAATTGAGGTCGAGGCCCATGAAGGTGTCCCCCGGCTGCAAGAGAGCCAGGAACACCGCCTGGTTCATCTGGCTGCCGGAATTGGGCTGCACATTGGCGAAGTTGCAGCCGAACAGTTTTTTCGCGCGCTCGATCGCCAGCTCCTCGGCGACATCCACGAACTGGCAGCCGCCATAATAGCGCTTGCCCGGATAACCCTCGGCGTATTTGTTGGTCATGATCGAACCCTGCGCTTCGAGCACGGCGCGCGAGACGATGTTCTCAGACGCGATCAGTTCGATCTCGTGGCGCTGGCGTCCGAGTTCGTTGCGGATCGCGCCGAAAATTTCCGGATCGGCATCTTCCAGCGTGGTTTCGAAGAAGGATTCGAATTTGTTCGACGCTGCCGCTGCTGTTGCCATGGCCTGAATTCCTTAGGTCCGGAGGTCGGTTTTGTCTTGCGCATGCCGTTGTCCCAAACCCCTGCACATTTTTGTGTGACAGGATTGGGTTCGCCGCGCCATTAACACAGTTGTTTTCGCCTCGCCACGTTTGCGGCGCGAAATT
Protein-coding regions in this window:
- the glyA gene encoding serine hydroxymethyltransferase, whose protein sequence is MATAAAASNKFESFFETTLEDADPEIFGAIRNELGRQRHEIELIASENIVSRAVLEAQGSIMTNKYAEGYPGKRYYGGCQFVDVAEELAIERAKKLFGCNFANVQPNSGSQMNQAVFLALLQPGDTFMGLDLNSGGHLTHGSPVNMSGKWFKVVSYGVRKDDHLLDMDAIEKTAHETKPKLILAGGTAYSRIWDWKRFREIADAVGAYLMVDMAHIAGLVAGGVHPSPLPHAHVVTTTTHKSLRGPRGGMILCNDEEIAKKMNSAVFPGLQGGPLMHVIAAKAVAFGEALKPSFKLYAESVAANAKALASSLQETGLDIVSGGTDNHLMLVDLRPKNATGKRAEAALGRANITCNKNGIPFDPEKPFVTSGVRLGTPAGTTRGFGQAEFREIGKLIAEVLDGLKAANSDEGNASVEAAVKAKVVALTDRFPLYPYLG
- the nrdR gene encoding transcriptional regulator NrdR, with protein sequence MRCPYCQSEDTQVKDSRPAEDGAAIRRRRVCPDCGGRFTTFERVQLRDLVVVKKSGRKVPFDRDKLLRSVEIAVRKRNVDPERIDRAVTGIVRQLESSGETEVASGEVGRLVMEALKSLDDVAYVRFASVYRNFREAKDFHELLGELKGDEDKSEEDAG